One Mycolicibacterium crocinum DNA window includes the following coding sequences:
- the asnB gene encoding asparagine synthase (glutamine-hydrolyzing) has translation MCGLLALVTDPASPVTEPVVDAVAGASHLMRHRGPDEPGTWSDASVVLGFNRLSIIDIAHSHQPLRWGPPEEPDRYVLVFNGEIYNYLELRQALSAEFGATFATDGDGEAIVAAYHHWGTDALSRLRGMFAFALWDTANSELFCARDPFGIKPLFMATGSAGTAVASEKKCLLGLADEIGFDLDLDVRAVQHYTVLQYVPEPETLHRGVRRLESGSYAIIRPGEQPRVKRYFVPRFSATPFVANQEQARYDEITAVLEDSVAKHMRADVTVGAFLSGGIDSTAIAALAIRHNPRLITFTTGFEREGFSEVDVAVASAEAIGARHVAKVVSQAEFVAALPEIVWYLDEPVADPALVPLFFIAREARKHVKVVLSGEGADELFGGYTIYREPLSLKPFDYLPRPVRKSLGRASKPLPEGMRGKSLLHRGSLTLEERYYGNARSFSDEQLRAVLPGFREDWTHTDVTRPIYAESHTWDPVARMQHIDLFTWLRGDILVKADKMTMANSLELRVPFLDPEVFAVASRLPYDQKITRTTTKYALRRALEPIVPAHVLNRAKLGFPVPIRHWLRSGELMDWAYGMIDTSQAGHLVDIPAVRAMLDAHRAGEGDHSRRLWTVLIFMLWHAIFVEHSVVPVISEPHYPVQL, from the coding sequence GTGTGCGGACTGCTTGCCCTGGTTACGGACCCTGCAAGCCCCGTCACCGAACCCGTTGTCGACGCGGTGGCGGGCGCGTCGCACCTGATGCGCCACCGGGGTCCCGACGAACCGGGCACGTGGTCTGACGCTTCGGTGGTGCTGGGCTTCAACCGGCTGTCGATCATCGACATCGCCCATTCCCATCAGCCGCTGCGCTGGGGTCCGCCGGAGGAACCCGACCGCTATGTGCTGGTCTTCAACGGCGAGATCTACAACTACCTCGAATTGCGCCAGGCGCTGAGCGCCGAATTCGGCGCCACCTTCGCCACCGACGGTGACGGCGAGGCGATCGTCGCCGCCTATCACCACTGGGGCACCGATGCGCTGAGCCGGCTTCGCGGCATGTTCGCGTTCGCGCTGTGGGACACCGCCAACTCCGAGCTGTTCTGCGCCCGCGATCCGTTCGGCATCAAGCCGCTGTTCATGGCGACCGGTTCGGCGGGGACCGCGGTCGCCAGTGAGAAGAAGTGTCTGCTCGGCCTGGCCGACGAGATCGGATTCGATCTCGACCTCGACGTCCGGGCTGTCCAGCACTACACGGTGCTGCAGTACGTCCCCGAGCCCGAGACTCTGCACCGCGGTGTGCGCCGGCTCGAGTCGGGCAGCTACGCGATCATCCGGCCCGGTGAGCAGCCACGGGTGAAGCGCTACTTCGTGCCGCGATTCAGCGCGACCCCGTTCGTCGCCAACCAGGAGCAGGCCCGCTACGACGAGATCACCGCGGTCCTCGAGGACTCGGTGGCCAAGCACATGCGTGCCGACGTGACCGTCGGGGCATTTTTGTCCGGCGGTATCGACTCGACGGCGATCGCCGCGCTGGCCATTCGGCACAACCCGCGGTTGATCACGTTCACCACCGGCTTCGAACGCGAAGGCTTCTCCGAGGTCGATGTGGCCGTCGCATCGGCCGAGGCGATCGGCGCTCGGCATGTGGCCAAGGTGGTGAGCCAGGCCGAGTTCGTGGCCGCGCTGCCCGAAATCGTCTGGTATCTCGACGAACCCGTCGCCGACCCCGCGCTGGTGCCGTTGTTCTTCATCGCCCGCGAGGCGCGTAAGCACGTCAAGGTGGTGCTCTCCGGCGAGGGTGCGGACGAACTGTTCGGCGGCTACACGATCTACCGGGAACCGTTGTCGCTCAAGCCGTTCGACTATCTCCCCCGGCCGGTCCGCAAGTCGCTGGGCCGGGCGTCCAAGCCGCTGCCGGAAGGTATGCGCGGCAAGAGCCTGCTGCACCGGGGCTCCCTGACGCTCGAGGAGCGCTATTACGGCAATGCCCGCAGCTTCTCCGACGAACAACTGCGCGCGGTGCTCCCCGGCTTCCGCGAAGACTGGACGCACACCGACGTCACCCGCCCGATCTACGCCGAGTCACACACCTGGGACCCGGTCGCCCGGATGCAGCACATCGATCTGTTCACCTGGCTGCGCGGCGACATTCTGGTGAAGGCCGACAAAATGACGATGGCCAATTCACTGGAGCTGCGGGTGCCGTTCCTGGACCCCGAGGTGTTCGCGGTCGCATCCCGGTTGCCGTATGACCAGAAGATCACCCGCACCACCACCAAGTACGCGCTGCGCCGCGCGCTCGAGCCGATCGTGCCCGCGCATGTGCTCAACCGCGCCAAACTCGGCTTCCCCGTACCGATCCGGCACTGGTTGCGCTCGGGGGAACTGATGGACTGGGCCTACGGAATGATCGACACCTCGCAGGCCGGTCATCTCGTGGACATTCCCGCCGTGCGCGCCATGCTCGACGCGCACCGCGCCGGCGAGGGCGATCACAGCCGCCGGCTGTGGACGGTGCTGATCTTCATGCTCTGGCACGCGATCTTCGTCGAGCATTCCGTGGTGCCGGTGATCAGCGAGCCGCACTATCCCGTGCAGCTTTAG
- a CDS encoding Rv0361 family membrane protein, whose amino-acid sequence MAGPIPPHQQVGAEGEPYPEGPYGPPGAIPPVPYPGVYPGALPPPVPYPPKPRKRRTALWLGLLALVLVVGAVAAVLVVRAGQPSTTTVGGFSQEAAKTSITNYLNALSRGDTETIARNNLCGMYDGVKDRKSDLALAKLASDAFRRQFAGAEVTSIDSIVPWSSHQAQVLFTMKVASSGSRGNRGEEQGVAQLLRQGNQLLVCSYLLRTAAQY is encoded by the coding sequence ATGGCTGGCCCGATTCCGCCGCACCAGCAGGTCGGGGCCGAGGGCGAGCCGTACCCGGAGGGGCCCTACGGGCCGCCCGGTGCGATCCCGCCGGTCCCCTATCCCGGTGTCTACCCCGGCGCTCTTCCGCCGCCGGTGCCCTACCCGCCAAAGCCACGCAAGCGCCGGACGGCGCTGTGGCTGGGTCTGTTGGCGCTGGTGCTCGTGGTGGGCGCCGTAGCGGCGGTGCTGGTGGTCCGCGCCGGCCAGCCCAGCACGACGACGGTGGGCGGGTTCAGCCAGGAGGCGGCCAAGACGTCGATCACCAACTACCTGAACGCGTTGTCCAGGGGCGACACCGAAACGATCGCGCGCAACAACCTGTGCGGCATGTACGACGGGGTGAAGGACCGCAAGTCCGACCTGGCGCTGGCGAAACTGGCCAGCGACGCCTTCCGCAGGCAGTTCGCCGGGGCCGAGGTGACCTCGATCGATTCGATCGTGCCGTGGTCGTCCCACCAGGCCCAGGTGCTGTTCACGATGAAGGTGGCGTCGTCCGGCAGCCGCGGCAATCGCGGCGAGGAGCAGGGTGTCGCGCAGCTGCTGCGCCAGGGCAACCAGCTGCTGGTGTGCTCGTATCTACTGCGAACGGCCGCCCAGTACTGA
- a CDS encoding carbohydrate kinase family protein translates to MAIAVTGSIATDHLMRFPGRFSEQLLAEHLQKVSLSFLVDDLVVHRGGVAGNMAYAMGLLGGSPVLVGAVGSDFDPYREWLEAHGVDTSNVLVSKTAYTARFVCTTDEDMAQIASFYPGAMSEARDIKLADLVERSGAPELVIIGANDPEAMFLHTEECRKLGLAFAADPSQQLARLSGEEIRRLIDGATYLFTNDYEWDLLLQKSGWSEAEVMSQIQLRVTTLGPNGVDLVGRDGTFIHVDVVPETQKDDPTGIGDAFRAGFLTGRGAGLSLERAAQLASMVATLVLEAPGPQEWTWDRDAAIARIKDAYGPEAADEIAAALG, encoded by the coding sequence GTGGCGATCGCGGTGACCGGATCCATTGCCACCGACCACCTGATGCGGTTTCCCGGGCGGTTCTCCGAACAGTTGCTCGCCGAGCACCTGCAGAAGGTTTCGCTGAGCTTCCTGGTCGATGACCTGGTGGTCCACCGCGGCGGCGTCGCCGGAAACATGGCCTATGCGATGGGCCTGCTCGGCGGCAGCCCGGTGCTGGTCGGCGCCGTCGGGTCGGACTTCGACCCCTACCGAGAGTGGCTGGAAGCCCACGGTGTGGATACGTCCAATGTCTTGGTCTCAAAGACGGCCTACACCGCCCGGTTCGTCTGCACCACCGACGAGGACATGGCCCAGATCGCGTCGTTCTACCCGGGCGCGATGTCGGAAGCCCGCGACATCAAGCTCGCCGACCTCGTAGAGCGAAGTGGCGCACCGGAATTGGTGATCATCGGAGCCAACGACCCGGAGGCGATGTTCCTGCACACCGAGGAGTGCCGCAAGCTCGGTCTGGCGTTCGCCGCCGACCCCAGCCAGCAGCTGGCCCGGCTGTCCGGCGAGGAGATCCGCCGGCTCATCGACGGTGCGACCTACCTGTTCACCAACGACTACGAGTGGGATCTGCTGCTGCAGAAATCCGGCTGGTCCGAAGCCGAGGTGATGAGCCAGATCCAGCTGCGCGTCACCACGCTGGGCCCCAACGGCGTCGACCTGGTCGGCCGCGACGGCACGTTCATCCACGTCGATGTCGTGCCCGAAACCCAGAAGGACGACCCGACCGGCATCGGCGACGCCTTCCGCGCCGGCTTCCTGACCGGCCGTGGCGCCGGCCTGAGCCTGGAGCGCGCTGCGCAGCTCGCCTCGATGGTCGCCACGCTGGTGCTGGAGGCGCCGGGACCGCAGGAGTGGACGTGGGATCGCGACGCCGCGATCGCGCGGATCAAGGACGCCTACGGCCCGGAGGCCGCCGACGAGATCGCCGCTGCGCTGGGCTAG
- a CDS encoding HesB/IscA family protein: MTVSDQSTTTETHGVTLTEAAAAKAKSLLDQEGRDDLALRIAVQPGGCAGLRYNLFFDDRALDGDLVAEFGGVNLTVDRMSAPYVQGATIDFVDTIEKQGFTIDNPNATGSCACGDSFN, translated from the coding sequence ATGACTGTTTCCGACCAGTCGACCACGACCGAGACCCACGGCGTGACCCTGACCGAGGCCGCGGCCGCGAAGGCCAAGTCGCTGTTGGACCAGGAGGGCCGCGACGATCTGGCGCTGCGGATCGCCGTGCAGCCCGGCGGCTGCGCCGGCCTGCGCTACAACCTGTTCTTCGACGACCGCGCCCTCGACGGTGACCTGGTCGCCGAGTTCGGTGGCGTGAATCTGACCGTCGACCGGATGAGTGCTCCCTACGTGCAGGGCGCCACCATCGACTTCGTCGACACCATCGAGAAGCAGGGCTTCACGATCGACAACCCGAACGCCACCGGCTCCTGCGCCTGCGGCGACTCGTTCAACTGA